A window of the Podospora bellae-mahoneyi strain CBS 112042 chromosome 6, whole genome shotgun sequence genome harbors these coding sequences:
- the HNT3 gene encoding aprataxin-like protein (EggNog:ENOG503P02Q; COG:S) — protein sequence MAEQAEDIDDIVDHPTGANSSEHDDEPSSASSKPKNAFAELMAPKRKAPASPEPEKRPKDKAARWRGALVQYINNPSSFGSQVLRVTPNTVLIKDSFPKATVHLLLLPRSEKHYLLRPNEAFADPAFLAIVREEAASAAKLAAAELERLLGSFSVSNKPRLEATDYANRPPGRDYLKEIKVGMHAHPSMDHLHVHIISKDMHSPKVKHKKHYNSFNTEFFIPLVDYPLADDDVRRDVGFQNGNLSKDFKCWRCGKDFGNKFTQLKKHLEEEFEEWKKE from the coding sequence ATGGCCGAGCAAGCAGAAGATATTGACGACATCGTCGACCACCCCACTGGGGCAAACTCCTCAGAACACGACGACGAGCCATCATCGGCCTCGTCAAAACCAAAGAATGCATTTGCCGAACTCATGGCCCCGAAGAGAAAGGCCCCGGCCTCACCAGAACCCGAAAAGCGTCCAAAAGACAAGGCCGCCCGCTGGCGCGGCGCTTTAGTTCAgtacatcaacaacccctcctcctttggcAGCCAAGTCCTCCGGGTAACTCCCAACACAGTCCTCATCAAGGACTCGTTCCCCAAAGCCACcgtccatctccttcttctaCCTCGCTCAGAAAAGCactacctcctccgtcctAATGAAGCTTTCGCCGACCCTGCCTTTTTGGCCATCGTACGAGAAGAAGCCGCTTCGGCAGCCAAACTCGCCGCAGCCGAGCTAGAAAGATTGCTCGGTTCTTTTTCAGTCTCAAACAAGCCTCGTCTAGAAGCAACAGACTACGCCAACCGTCCCCCAGGACGGGATTATCTCAAAGAAATTAAGGTCGGGATGCACGCACACCCGAGCATGGATCATCTGCATGttcacatcatcagcaaGGACATGCACTCGCCCAAGGTGAAGCACAAGAAGCACTACAATAGTTTCAACACCGAGTTTTTTATTCCCTTGGTGGATTATCCACTGGCAGATGACGACGTCAGGAGGGATGTGGGGTTCCAGAACGGGAATCTGAGCAAGGATTTCAAATGCTGGAGGTGCGGGAAGGACTTTGGGAATAAGTTTACGCAGCTGAAGAAGcatctggaggaggagtttgaggagtggaagaaggagtaG
- a CDS encoding hypothetical protein (EggNog:ENOG503PF2K), whose protein sequence is MLESYRNVIRDKSSQATDLEHENKKLKEQLSLVSGDSRWKLSSFLGRFSNEKALCTHDTDKYDTYISELEARLENAEHKCVELEVITNHQAAELRNAEQRFIEQEAIIKHQDAKFARDLEEQKLKDPLGYTNEIESKWKQLRFLFRQFEESHFPQSIDWETANSLAFLKPIPTATQYQAMSPRFYPLIREAYVLNYLHHYIFRIQVTYGNGSLGSSLSVVFHKIATTIDGKEQDAHCQKPTRESFHEWRSQTVGFANMVPGWNYLPVLVSHFYSRKLRDVLVQDTKEDAVNAADTEIITLAAELDTIFCTSKADITIVISDAWPDYLLDENYRFGFPFNPDMMEPTRRLRPPPHRSKRNESMNVDLVIAPGIVKCGTADGKHYDKKMFLVKLEVVCDKQTTQDGISIPKKVKTSG, encoded by the exons ATGCTAGAGTCCTATCGGAATGTCATCAGGGACAAATCCAGCCAGGCAACAGATCTCGAGCACGAGAACAAGAAGTTGAAAGAGCAGTTGAGCTTGGTCAGCGGAGACTCGCGATGGAAACTATCCAGCTTTCTCGGCAGGTTTAGTAATGAGAAAGCTCTTTGCACTCATGACACTGACAAATACGACACCTACATCAGCGAGCTTGAGGCCAGGCTTGAGAATGCCGAGCACAAGTGCGTCGAGCTAGAAGTAATCACCAATCATCAGGCCGCCGAGCTCAGGAATGCCGAGCAAAGGTTCATCGAGCAGGAAGCTATCATCAAGCATCAGGACGCCAAGTTTGCCAGAGACCTTGAGGAGCAGAAGTTGAAAGACCCCCTTGGCTACACGAACGAGATCGAATCCAAATGGAAGCAGCTGCGATTTCTGTTTCGACAGTTTGAGGAGAGCCACTTCCCCCAGTCCATCGATTGGGAGACTGCCAATTCGCTAGCCTTCCTGAAGCCAATTCCTACAGCTACCCAATACCAGGCAATGTCGCCGCGTTTCTATCCGCTCATTCGGGAAGCGTATGTATTGAACTATCTTCACCACTACATCTTTCGCATCCAGGTCACTTACGGGAATGGGTCACTTGGTTCGTCTCTTTCCGTCGTATTTCACAAGATAGCGA CCACCATTGACGGCAAGGAACAGGACGCCCATTGCCAGAAACCCACCCGGGAGAGTTTTCATGAATGGCGGTCCCAAACTGTGGGATTTGCCAACATGGTCCCAGGCTGGAACTATCTCCCTGTTCTTGTGTCTCATTTCTATTCGAGGAAACTCAGAGATGTGTTGGTACAGGACACCAAAGAGGATGCGGTGAATGCCGCTGACACCGAGATCATCACGCTTGCAGCAGAACTAGACACGATTTTTTGCACATCAAAGGCAGACATTACGATCGTCATCAGTGATGCCTGGCCTGATTATCTTCTTGACGAAAATTACAGGTTCGGGTTTCCCTTCAATCCAGATATGATGGAGCCCACGCGCCGTCTCCGTCCTCCGCCTCATCGTTCGAAGAGGAACGAGTCGATGAATGTCGACCTTGTTATTGCCCCCGGGATCGTCAAATGCGGGACGGCGGACGGGAAGCATTACGACAAAAAGATGTTTCTCGTTAAGCTTGAGGTGGTATGCGATAAGCAGACCACGCAGGATGGGATTTCTATTccgaagaaggtgaagacaTCGGGTTAG
- a CDS encoding hypothetical protein (EggNog:ENOG503P2PP), which yields MSKPSGSTEIPVDDDDKQDYDETSPLLGQPHQNNTPSTSKMPLPSQDNDPLKGAGSNPQAQPDTSDHAPTNPNNALSASQPPEEQNKGLTKNPPAKKSTPTVLKSDTDLSWGQPAGLPIRRTNDENLVIFRRAVGINSTLPGSTDCRSLEEGRKSAMGMYAAAMRAQRNKKMISRLVNLIVYASHFFQIIVGASLTALGPSAGEHTILITVLGAVNTVIAGVLALLKGQGLPERLRHQVAEFRKLQDWIEQTEALLSVGVIGRDRKEVGLLVQVAFKKYNAAKECEEATSQPENNSNGYGNGYENDHDHSEGSEPRRRQRLSDIPPLQ from the coding sequence ATGTCTAAACCAAGTGGCTCCACTGAGATCCctgtcgacgacgacgataaACAAGACTACGACGAGACCTCCCCACTTTTGGGTCAGCCTCATCAAAACAACACACCCTCAACATCAAAGATGCCGTTGCCATCACAAGATAATGACCCTTTGAAAGGTGCCGGCTCAAATCCCCAGGCACAGCCAGACACCTCCGACCACGCACCAACAAATCCCAACAATGCGCTATCAGCATCGCAACCCCCTGAAGAGCAAAATAAGGGCCTCACCAAGAATCCCCCCGCCAAGaaatcaaccccaaccgtCTTAAAATCCGACACCGACCTTTCCTGGGGCCAACCCGCCGGCCTCCCCATCCGTCGTACAAACGATGAGaacctcgtcatcttccGTCGTGCCGTCGGCATCAACTCCACCCTCCCAGGCTCAACCGACTGCCGCTCCCTGGAAGAGGGCCGCAAGTCCGCCATGGGCATGTACGCAGCCGCCATGCGCGCCCAGCGCAACAAGAAGATGATCTCCAGACTTGTGAATCTTATAGTGTACGCCTCGCATTTCTTCCAGATCATCGTTGGCGCGTCGTTGACTGCGCTTGGGCCGTCGGCGGGAGAGCACACGATACTGATTACGGTTTTGGGGGCGGTGAACACCGTGATCGCGGGTGTGTTGGCGCTGTTGAAGGGGCAGGGATTgccggagaggttgaggcaTCAAGTGGCGGAGTTTCGAAAGCTGCAGGACTGGATCGAGCAGACGGAGGCGTTGTTGTCGGTGGGGGTAATTGGGAGGGACAGGAAGGAGGTCGGATTGTTGGTGCAGGTTGCTTTCAAAAAGTATAATGCCGCGAAGGAGTGCGAGGAGGCGACGTCGCAGCCGGAGAATAACAGCAACGGGTATGGCAATGGGTACGAGAACGATCATGACCATTCAGAAGGCTCGGAACCACGGAGGAGGCAGCGGTTATCGGATATTCCGCCATTGCAATGA
- a CDS encoding hypothetical protein (COG:I; EggNog:ENOG503NWD7), whose product MLSSLQLVPPAAVIHSAVRAAAPPLTLALTRALTSTARRIASQAPRAVHNPTPRLHPRLAIPPTSHHPPKIPGYRRLETTNTLSPFFSSNQPPLGDLPSSTSSWRPPPPSSLDERPVLIIGAGSIGRRVALIWASNSRPVTLYDVSDDALKSATEYLTDNLGEYCAARGTHPGHVYTTSNIRVATTTGRHESAPPPSCPAEEAELESGSKGPWLAIECLPENLSLKVDVLSLAEGYLPLDCIICSNSSSLMTSEMIKYGDNELQYPERLLNTHYFIPPRNRMVEVMSSSKTNPKIFPFLTDQMENVGLRPMVVPPGVQSPGFIFNRIWAACKRETLEVLSEGVARPEDVDALFRDFFHAEKGPCERMDEVGLDTVYRVGKHNLERSRDLEGGEALKWLKKTYLDRGMKGERTGDGLYTREERAELKMKHRLEKWKEVEETQGA is encoded by the coding sequence ATGCTATCCTCGCTGCAACTTGTGCCCCCAGCTGCTGTAATCCACAGCGCAGTCCGGGCAGCAGCCCCCCCACTAACACTGGCTCTCACCAGAGCCCTCACCAGCACAGCACGCCGTATTGCGTCACAGGCACCAAGAGCGGtacacaacccaaccccccgccTTCACCCCCGCCTTGCAATCCCGCCAACCtcgcaccaccctcccaagATTCCCGGCTACCGCCGCCTCGAAacaaccaacaccctctcccccttcttctccagcaaccaacccccactGGGCGacctcccttcctccacctcctcctggcggccccctccgccctcctccctcgacgaGCGCCCCGTCCTGATCATCGGCGCTGGCTCCATCGGCCGCCGAGTAGCCCTGATATGGGCCTCCAACTCCCGCCCAGTTACCCTCTACGATGTCTCCGATGACGCCCTCAAGTCAGCGACAGAATACCTTACTGATAACCTCGGCGAGTATTGCGCTGCGAGAGGTACCCACCCCGGGCATGTCTACACCACCTCCAATATCCGAgtagccaccaccaccggccgtCACGAGAGCGCACCTCCGCCATCATGTCCCGCAGAGGAAGCAGAGCTCGAGAGTGGCAGCAAGGGCCCCTGGTTGGCGATTGAGTGCCTCCCCGAGAACCTCAGTCTCAAGGTCGATGTTCTTTCGTTGGCCGAGGGCTATCTACCGCTGGATTGCATCATCTgttccaacagcagcagtctcATGACGTCGGAGATGATCAAGTACGGAGATAATGAACTGCAATATCCGGAGCGGTTGCTGAATACGCACTACTTCATCCCGCCGAGGAATaggatggtggaggttaTGTCTTCCTCGAAGACCAACCCCAAGATCTTCCCGTTTTTGACGGACCAGATGGAGAATGTGGGATTGAGGCCAATGGTGGTTCCACCTGGGGTGCAGAGCCCGGGGTTCATCTTCAATAGGATCTGGGCGGCGTGCAAGAGGGAGACattggaggtgttgagtgAGGGAGTCGCAAGGCCGGAGGATGTCGATGCGTTGTTTAGGGATTTCTTCCATGCGGAGAAAGGTCCGTGTGAGAGgatggatgaggttgggttggataCTGTTTACAGGGTTGGGAAGCATAACCTGGAGAGGAGCAGGGAtttggagggtggagaggcgTTGAAGTGGCTGAAGAAGACTTATTTGGATAGGGGaatgaagggggagaggactGGGGATGGGCTGTATAccagggaggagagggcggaaTTGAAAATGAAGCATAGGTTGGAGAAgtggaaggaggttgaggagacACAGGGAGCGTGA
- a CDS encoding hypothetical protein (CAZy:GH45; COG:O; EggNog:ENOG503P08U) has protein sequence MLLLYHHLLCLLTLRHHALVKAQTVAKTYTGWDCCKPICASTDNRPSLLTTRGAVRVCNRSNQPLPTTAGVSAVTGCQPGVNTNTAAYLCDTYQPIPISNDLSYGFAIQVQDSQAADHPNCCKCYQLRWLTGAAANKTMIVQVVTPGGAGGDVKRGDMIILIPGGGVGPLGQGGCNGMYGGGYNWGGAQGGVRNRQECERLPGGLCGGCYWRWNWAGGWVNGWDVVYHQVECPGRLVGISGCVA, from the exons ATGCTCCTactctaccaccacctcctctgcctcctcaccctccgccaccaTGCCCTCGTCAAAGCCCAAACAGTAGCAAAGACCTACACAGGCTGGGACTG CTGCAAACCCATCTGCGCCAGCACCGACAACcgcccctccctcctcaccacccgcgGAGCCGTCCGCGTCTGCAACAGATCCAACCagcccctccccaccaccgccggcgtCTCAGCCGTGACGGGCTGCCAGCCCGGCGTaaacaccaacaccgccgcctACCTCTGCGACACGTACCAGCCCATTCCCATCTCCAACGACCTCTCCTACGGCTTTGCGATCCAGGTCCAGGACAGTCAAGCAGCTGACCATCCTAATTGCTGTAAATGCTATCAATTGCGGTGGTTGACTGGGGCGGCAGCGAATAAAACGATGATTGTACAAGTTGTTACGCCTGGGGGTGCCGGGGGGGATGTCAAAAGAGGGGACATGATTATTTTGATtccgggagggggggtagggCCGCTGGGGCAGGGGGGGTGTAATGGGATGTATGGGGGGGGTTACAACTGGGGGGGTGCAcaggggggggtgaggaataGGCAGGAGTGTGAGAGGTTGCCGGGGGGGTTGTGTGGAGGTTGTTATTGGAGGTGGAACTGggctggggggtgggtgaatGGGTGGGATGTGGTTTATCATCAGGTTGAGTGTCCGGGGCGGTTGGTGGGGATTTCGGGGTGTGTGGCTTGA
- a CDS encoding hypothetical protein (EggNog:ENOG503NZN1; COG:G; MEROPS:MER0034728), producing the protein MKSSPMILGALAWASLSTITLANDGHSPPILSRYKRSPCSALAAAELTVDTPLGTVIGTTYPDTPCVRRFLSIPFAQPPVGSLRFLPPEPLSALPSSTYRATQFGPSCMQFLMEDPPTIFTQFVNQYNLQGLNMTSPFLSEDCLSLSVYAPPVRAWGQKLPVIIFIHGGAFMAGGQDIPYQIPANWVQDSQEHIVVTFNYRLNIFGFPNAAAFAGDSTKQNPGLLDQKLAIQWVKNYISYFGGDPERITLWGQSAGAISAAWYQYAAFDPSFPQVSAVIMDSGTEIFPLARASTEDVKHGNFTAVATEVGCGGLSPQEELECMQTADVEHIEAFLQKNMEELMSGKPFIYFTSVVDNRTVFGNYTDRAIKKEILDVPTIIGTNANDGIPFVPLTAEGVNSTIEALTTEVFFFCPAVQASALRIMAGVPVYRYLYTGNFSNVSPEAFMGAYHSAELPLIFGTDSLFRGLSTPEEEAVSEAMQDAWVALAKGGQAGLEATGWPRYNLDTRLVREFGQFENGTTTEDGRVPLSSVVRDVSLKSMEGMCPPILDAWLV; encoded by the exons ATGAAGTCCTCACCAATGATACTAGGGGCCCTCGCTTGGGCCTCGCTATCCACCATCACACTCGCCAACGACGGCCACTCACCACCAATACTTTCGCGATACAAAAGGTCTCCCTGCTctgccctcgccgccgctgAACTTACGGTTGACACCCCCTTGGGTACCGTTATCGGCACAACATACCCTGATACGCCCTGTGTCCGCCGattcctctccatccccttcGCCCAACCCCCAGTGGGATCTCTTCGCTTCCTCCCTCCTGAACctctctccgccctcccctcctccacatacAGAGCAACTCAATTCGGTCCCTCATGCATGCAGTTTCTCATGGAAGACCCACCAACCATCTTCACACAGTTCGTCAACCAGTACAACCTGCAAGGACTCAACATGACCTCTCCCTTTCTCTCCGAAGACTGCCTCTCTCTCAGTGTCTACGCCCCACCAGTTCGGGCTTGGGGCCAAAAGCTCCCAGTGATAATCTTCATTCACGGCGGTGCCTTCATGGCAGGCGGCCAAGACATCCCCTATCAAATTCCCGCCAACTGGGTCCAAGATTCACAAGAGCATATTGTAGTCACCTTCAACTACCGCTTGAACATCTTCGGCTTCCCCAACGCCGCAGCTTTTGCCGGGGACAGCACCAAGCAAAACCCCGGCTTGCTCGACCAAAAGCTGGCCATCCAATGGGTCAAAAACTACATCAGCTACTTTGGCGGAGACCCAGAGAGAATCACCCTTTGGGGGCAGTCAGCCGGTGCTATCTCTGCGGCTTGGTACCAATACGCAGCTTTTGACCCTTCATTCCCCCAGGTTTCGGCCGTCATCATGGACTCCGGGACAGAGATCTTCCCGCTTGCTCGGGCGAGCACAGAGGACGTCAAGCACGGAAACTTTACCGCCGTCGCGACCGAAGTCGGTTGTGGGGGGTTGTCGCCtcaggaggagttggaatGCATGCAAACCGCCGATGTGGAGCATATTGAGGCGTTCTTGCAGAAGAACATGGAGGAGCTCATGAGCGGGAAGCCGTTCATTTACTTTACATCCGTGGTGGACAACAGAACCGTGTTTGGGAATTACACGGACAGGgcgatcaagaaggagatttTGGATGTG cCGACAATCATCGGAACAAATGCCAACGACGGCATCCCCTTTGTCCCACTCACCGCAGAGGGAGTCAACTCCACCATCGAAGCCCTCACTACGGaagtcttcttcttttgtccCGCCGTGCAGGCCAGCGCGCTGCGGATCATGGCCGGCGTGCCCGTCTACCGATATCTTTACACGGGCAACTTTAGCAATGTCTCACCTGAGGCGTTTATGGGAGCTTATCACTCGGCTGAGCTGCCTCTGATTTTCGGCACTGACTCCCTGTTCCGCGGCCTGTCGACGCCGGAAGAGGAGGCCGTCAGTGAAGCGATGCAGGACGCTTGGGTGGCGCTTGCGAAGGGAGGGCAGGCTGGACTCGAAGCGACAGGGTGGCCGAGGTATAATCTTGACACGAGActggtgagggagtttggGCAGTTTGAGAATGGGACGACGACCGAGGACGGGAGGGTGCCGCTGTCGagtgtggtgagggatgtcAGTTTGAAGAGCATGGAGGGGATGTGCCCACCTATCTTGGATGCGTGGCTTGTGTGA
- a CDS encoding hypothetical protein (EggNog:ENOG503PDBR; COG:S), producing the protein MTSNISVAAVRIKSGAPFQFAADQTTTRVCTLANGKLRVKVDNEEEYTIGARGVFKIDAAVGSRVFNRCYEDVVLHVNGFQAL; encoded by the coding sequence ATGACATCAAATATCTCCGTCGCGGCTGTCAGAATCAAATCTGGAGCGCCTTTCCAGTTCGCAGCTGATCAGACTACAACGAGAGTCTGCACTCTGGCCAATGGCAAACTGAGAGTGAAGGTTGATAACGAAGAGGAGTATACTATTGGAGCGAGGGGTGTGTTTAAGATTGATGCTGCGGTTGGAAGTAGGGTTTTTAACCGGTGTTATGAAGATGTTGTGTTGCATGTGAATGGTTTTCAGGCTTTGTGA
- a CDS encoding hypothetical protein (EggNog:ENOG503PAS5; COG:S), with translation MAKTLHKQINLQKVQGPDNTYTCDWHTDWAFGITLHGGCTAAGIYSALTTHLVHTPHPDILKLHLEFLRPCTREASTITITTLRTGATSTTLQATLTQSSNLKILAIATAINFNTPLGPSSHSEWTPLPPPNPLPNFKAVESNQKDPNWVMGRIKGEFLPFTDRMIILAPRQGHTTNGVHDGWYKFLYANNDDEEYSPDHEGGVDNTLLTFLADALPSMSDMLMRTGGAYDPHGIHSKMVAWESADIRNEGRPAVVRNLLKDAMKAEAFSNTVTLDVELKKRVDPNRGNGWFLIRTTAKMLKKGRMDVDVVIADENMELLVVAQQTVLVLEAGRKFSKGRKAAL, from the exons ATGGCGAAAACACTCCACAAGCAAATCAACCTTCAAAAAGTCCAGGGGCCAGACAACACTTACACTTGCGACTGGCACACCGACTGGGCCTTTGGTATCA CCCTCCACGGCGGCTGCACCGCCGCCGGAATCTATtccgccctcaccacccatctcgtccacaccccccaccccgacatcctcaaactccacctCGAATTCCTCCGCCCTTGCACCCGTGAAGCCTCCACCATAACCATCACCACGCTCCGCACCGGCGCAACAAGCACAACCCTCCAAGCCACCCTCACCCAATCCTCCAATCTCAAgatcctcgccatcgccaccgccatcaacttcaatacccccctcggcccctccTCACATTCAGAATggacccccctcccccctcccaacccactCCCCAATTTCAAAGCAGTAGAATCCAACCAAAAAGACCCCAACTGGGTAATGGGCAGGATAAAAGGGGAGTTCTTACCGTTCACAGACCGGATGATCATCCTTGCGCCACGGCAAGGCCACACGACAAACGGGGTTCATGACGGGTGGTATAAATTCCTTTATGCAAacaatgacgacgaggagtaCTCTCCCGATCACGAAGGTGGGGTGGATAACACCCTGTTGACGTTCCTGGCGGATGCACTGCCCAGTATGTCGGACATGTTAATGCGCACTGGTGGTGCGTATGATCCACATGGGATACACTCCAAGATGGTGGCTTGGGAAAGTGCAGACATAAGAAACGAGGGcaggccggcggtggtgaggaattTGCTCAAGGATGCGATGAAGGCGGAGGCGTTTAGTAATACTGTGACATTGGATGTTGAGCTCAAGAAACGGGTGGATCCGAACAGGGGAAACGGGTGGTTCTTGATTCGGACAACAGCAAAAATGTTGaaaaaggggaggatggatgtCGATGTGGTTATTGCGGATGAGAACATGGAGTTATTGGTGGTCGCGCAGCAGACGGTATTGGTGTTagaggcggggaggaagtttagcaaggggaggaaggcggcgCTGTAA
- a CDS encoding hypothetical protein (EggNog:ENOG503NZCG; COG:S), whose translation MSDTRNVCITAVDGQTGFLIAELLLKEERFKKQITSLSGLSLDPTSAKAKELESLGAVIVPHNPGREREMVNALKKIGCDTICLIPPAKEDKFDICVELTNAAKKAGVQNVLLISAAGCDYAERDKQPRLREFIDLEALVLAEKGNADVALGHSPCVIRAGFYAENILLYAQQAQSEGVLPLPIGENHKFAPVALGDIAHVAAHVLSGKGPHGFDDKHRGQMMVITGPMLCAGKELAESASKALGQTMEFENISEREAKRILKNQATIDDSEKEYLLEYYSLVREGKTNYIATTAFHDVTGEHPTEPDEFFRLYAGELRPKKKVKHNGA comes from the exons atgtcCGACACCCGCAACGTTTGCATCACCGCCGTCGACGGCCAAACCGGCTTCCTCATcgccgagctcctcctcaaagaAGAGCGCTTCAAGAAGCAAATCACCAGCCTCAGCGGCCTCTCCCTCGACCCGACCTCGGCTAAGGCCAAAGAGCTCGAGTCGCTCGGTGCCGTCATCGTGCCCCACAACCCCGGCCGCGAGCGCGAGATGGTCAATGCCCTCAAGAAGATCGGCTGCGACACCATCTGCCTGATCCCTCCCGCGAAGGAGGACAAGTTTGACATTTGCGTCGAGCTGACCAatgcggccaagaaggctggtGTTCAGAATGTGCTGTTGATTAGTGCTGCTGGGTGCGATTATGCCGAGAGGGACAAGCAGCCGAGGCTGAGGGAGTTTATTGATTTGGAGGCTTTGGtgctggctgagaagggtAATGCGGATGTTGCCTTGGGACATTCGCCTTGTGTTATTCG TGCTGGTTTCTACGCCGAAAACATCCTCTTGTACGCCCAGCAAGCCCAGAGCGAGGGggtccttcctcttcccatTGGTGAGAACCACAAGTTCGCTCCTGTTGCCCTCGGTGACATTGCGCACGTCGCTGCCCATGTTCTCTCCGGAAAGGGCCCTCACGGCTTTGACGACAAGCACCGCGGTCAGATGATGGTCATCACTGGACCTATGCTCTGCGCTGGAAAGGAGCTTGCCGAGTCGGCCAGCAAGGCTTTGGGTCAGACGATGGAGTTTGAGAATATCTCTGA GCGTGAGGCGAAGAGAATTCTCAAGAACCAAGCCACCATCGACGACTCCGAGAAGGAGTACCTCCTCGAGTACTACAGCCTGGTGCGTGAGGGCAAGACCAACTACATCGCCACGACTGCTTTCCACGATGTCACGGGCGAGCACCCCACCGAGCCGGACGAGTTCTTCCGCCTGTATGCCGGCGAACTGCgtcccaagaagaaggtgaagcACAATGGTGCTTAA
- a CDS encoding hypothetical protein (COG:O; EggNog:ENOG503PANI), giving the protein MVQEQEAAVTWKKEHGPKYVILVGGFGRSRYLFSHLKKKLGDKIEILQSRGASPWTAICCGAVIQSISSKGRSNLSIDVQGRISRASCGVRYSATWDPKVHDASLRYFCHYDAGWRAKGRMCWYLNQKGDLVNSDKRITSSYLRHFDTNDDQKQTIVEAIYCTTASQPPKVWNDQVKTLYTVKWETKIYLTTLPTFTNPVGKVIYILKYGIEMTVAGGILDFAV; this is encoded by the exons ATGGTTCAAGAGCAGGAGGCTGCGGTGACTTGGAAGAAGGAACATGGTCCAAAG TATGTCattcttgttggtggcttTGGGCGTTCACGATATCTCTTTTCTCatctcaagaagaagcttggAGATAAGATTGAGATACTTCAATCTCGCGGCGCCAGCCC CTGGACTGCCATCTGCTGCGGAGCTGTAATCCAAAGCATTAGCTCCAAAGGCCGTTCGAATCTGTCTATTGATGTCCAGGGGCGGATCTCCAGAGCCAGCTGTGGTGTTCGTTACTCTGCCACCTGGGACCCCAAAGTCCATGATGCATCTCTGAGGTACTTTTGCCACTACGACGCCGGGTGGAGAGCAAAGGGCCGGATGTGCTGGTATTTGAATCAG AAGGGCGACCTCGTGAATTCAGACAAACGTATCACAAGTTCCTACCTACGTCATTTTGACACAAACGACGACCAGAAACAGACCATTGTGGAGGCTATCTACTGCACAACTGCCTCACAGCCACCCAAAGTCTGGAATGATCAAGTCAAGACGCTCTACACGGTGAAGTGGGAAACGAAGATCTACCTGACCACCCTTCCAAcattcaccaaccccgtGGGTAAGGTTATCTACATCCTCAAGTACGGTATCGAGATGACGGTTGCTGGGGGTATTCTGGACTTTGCTGTTTAA
- a CDS encoding hypothetical protein (EggNog:ENOG503PWWQ; COG:S), whose product MSSESKTFPFPIPTSITGGCLCGSVRYRVTFPPDHDFLRFSQTCQCTQCRKQTGSIFFAEHVIAPASTAFTLTNKENPTLKHYSISPKAYRWFCSNCGSFLYWQPLDNEKDHICLAVGSIDQVYLVGGENDEGVPKEGYGLALVGGGGKHLFCQNEIKGVTDDIPLLGRKRGTRVMDGGESA is encoded by the coding sequence ATGAGTTCCGAATCCAAGaccttccctttcccaatTCCGACCTCGATCACGGGAGGTTGCCTCTGCGGCTCGGTCCGCTACCGCGTCACCTTCCCACCTGACCACGACTTCCTCCGCTTCTCACAAACCTGCCAATGCACCCAATGCCGAAAGCAAACAGGCTCTATCTTCTTTGCTGAACATGTCATTGCTCCAGCTTCCACCGCCTTCACCTTGACTAATAAAGAGAATCCCACTCTCAAGCATTACAGCATCAGTCCAAAGGCATACAGATGGTTTTGCTCAAACTGTGGCTCGTTTCTCTATTGGCAGCCGCTCGACAACGAGAAGGATCACATCTGCTTGGCGGTGGGGAGCATCGATCAGGTATATcttgtgggtggtgagaatgATGAAGGTGTGCCGAAGGAGGGATATGGGCTGGCGCTtgtgggtgggggaggcAAGCATCTCTTTTGCCAGAATGAGATCAAGGGCGTGACGGATGATATTCCGCTGTTGGGCAGGAAGAGAGGGACGAGAGTTATGGATGGGGGTGAGTCGGCCTAG